The DNA region GTCTATATCGCTTCATGGAATGATTATACCGAAGGTCATCAAATAGAACCTACAGTAGAAGATGGATATAGAGAAATAATGATAACAGAGAAATATGCAGCACAGTTAAAACAGATTACATCGGATGTTACTGGTGTAGATCTACCAGAAAAAATATTTAAATTAAGGAAAAGAGTAAGAAAATTACATAAGATAGGGTTTGATATAGATTCGTTGATGGATCAATTAGATGATGTTGCGATAGAAATAAGTTCTAAAGAATACAATGATGCTAAGGTATCATTAGGAAATATTGAAGTTGAAGTAAGTAAGCTAGAAAGATTGATTAAAACAGAAGAACATTCATTAAAAATACCATCAGATGATATAACAATTTCGATTCCTAGTGATAAAAATGTAGCTTATGGTAAAGAAATCAATACTAATAATGATAGTTCAGATATTGAATACATTGTAGATGGCGTTACGTCAAATAATCATGCATGGAGGGCTATTAATTCATCTGAGCCTATCTGGGTTGAAATAAATTTAGGGGATACATATAACTTAACTAATACTACGATTGCTACTGGAATAGACGATAGCAGTATATTAAGAAATTTTAAATTGCAGTATTTTATCAATGGTGAATGGATAAATATACCTAGCATTGAAATAGTTGATAATGATATGGCTAGTCTTAGTATTTATTTTGAATCATCAGTTACTACTGATCGTGTCAGAATATGGATAGACGAATCCCCAGATACATCAATCATAATACGAGAAATTAAATTGTTTTCTAATGAGTTCCCTAGTGTTGAGATAATCAATCCTAAACAAAATGAAGAATATGATTATGGTCAAAATATAAGAGTTACTGTAAAAGCTAATGATATAGATGGTCGGATAGAAAGAATTGATATAGTTGATAATGAAATTATTTTAGGGACAATGTGGAAAGGAAACGATGATACTTTTACTTATGAGATTGCCCAGATTTCAGGTAAACAACATAACTTAAAAGCAATAGCATATGATGATGAAGGGGCAAAAACAGAATCAAATACAGTAGTTATTTATCCACCTATGGAGAATATAGCTCTAAACAGACTTGTTAAAGCTAATGCCTCATTAAAAAATTATGGTCCTGAAAAAGCGGTTGATGGAATTATATCTTTAGATTCTAGGTGGAAAACACCAGGAAATATAGATGAACATTGGCTAGAAATAGATTTAGACGAAGAAAGTGAAATCGTAAAAGCAGAATTATATATGGGTGATGATAAAGGTTGGGCAGTTCGTGATTTCGAACTTCAATATTGGGATGGAATGAATTGGAATACAATGCCTAATACAAAATTTACTAATAATAAAATAAAAGATATGGAATTTGAATTCGAAACACCTATCAAAACTGATAAAGTAAGATTTTATTCTAATGAACAAAAGGGACGAGGAGTAAGAATCAAAGAAATAAAACTCTTAGCCTATAAAAATGATTCAACAGATTCTACAATAAATAAACATAATGTTGAAGATAGTAATAAAGATGATGTAAATGATGGTTTGGAAAGTCATGTTGATGAAGAAAGCAATGATTATGATGTGGTAAATGGTGCTTTCATGACATTTAGTGAACAACTATGTGATAAGTTACGTGATAACTATTACGAAGGATACTTGATATTCGAGTATTATGATGACGATAAAAAAAGCATAAAAGTTTTTTCTGCTACAGATAGAACTAGTGATTTAGGAGATTTTACATATGTTTGCAGTATCTCTAAGACAGGAACAGGTATGTGGAAACAGGCAAAAATAAGGTTATACAAAGAAAATATCAAGTTAGATCATTCTGCAGAAAATGATTCGGATTTAGTTTTCAGAGGGAATGGAAAAGTTAGAAATATATCGTTGGATTTCAACATTTATAGTAAATAATATTAGAATGATTTTTATCAAAATGATGTAATATCAGATAGTGATAAGATTAATGAAGGAGTTGATGATTATGGATAAGAATAATAAAAAAGTCTATGCCGATTATCATGGACCAAGATGTACTAGGATTGTTGATGGTGAATTAGGACATTGGAAGTTTTCAGGTACTGCCAAAAAAAGCAAAGTAAAAAATAGAACAGTTAACTATAACGGAGATTTAATATTAGAGAATGGGTTAAATGATGTTGCAGCAATGTCCTATCCTATTACTGGTATACAATCTCAAAATGATCCACATTATATAGAGTACCAAATTTTACTTGCTAAAGCTGCTCATATAGATGGTTTTTTTGTAGAATGGGGGTTCAAAGAACATAGAAGCAATAAAGAATTATTAGGTATAATGGAAATTGCTAAGAAGTATGATTTCGAGATAGGTATAAATTGGTGTGATGCATGGCATTTTTATGATTGGATAGAAGAATTTCATACCATAAATGATAGACAAGATAAGGTAAATCTATTTAAAGAATCTCTTCAATATTTATTAGATAATGTATTCAGTAAAAAAACAGGTGTAACATTTAATGGACATCCAATAATCTTCATGTTCGGTGGAGGTCCTACTGTTGAAGAATTTAAAAACATATTGAGTGAAGAATATAAAATTCCACAAGGGTTGAAAGATCCTTGGTTTTTCACTAGAGCACCCATCAATGGTCAGGTTACAGAAAACAAGGTTAATTATGAATTAACACATACGAAATGGCTAGACATAATGCAGGGAGTTTTCGGATGGATGCCAACTAGAGTCAGAAAAGGAGAAGGTACCAAGTATGATAACTGGGATAGATACGCAGTGGTAGAAGATACAGTAGATTATTTAGATACCTTGAACTTAGGACAAGATAAGTACGAAGATTCTTTTAAAATAAAAATAAGCAGTGCAGCACCAGGTATGGACAATAGAGCCTGTGCATCATGGGATAAGCATGATTTGTCTCACATACCTAGAGATAATGGTAGAACTTACGAAGAAATGTGGAAATACAATGCAGTCAATAAAAGTGATATAGATATTGTATATATTGTTTCATGGAATGATTATACGGAAAGGCATCAAATAGAGCCTACAATTATAGATGGATATAGAGAATTGTTGACTACTGAAAAATATGCTGCAGATTTTAAGGGTATTAATCAGAACACCGACGGCATGGGTTTACCTTTTAAACTTTTTGACCTTAGAAAAAAAGTAGATCTTTTGAACAAAGTTGGGTTAGAAACAATTTGTTATGAATCTATTTTAGATGAAATAGGAATAATGGTCTCAAAAGGAAGCTATGTAGAGGCAAAGCTTGAGATTGAGGGGATAATATCACTATTAGATAATGTCTTGCAACAAATAACAATAGATTATCTGGAAGTGAACTTACCAAATGAAAATATCATCAGTTATTCTGATGAAGGGGGACTCTATCTGAAATTTAAAGAAGGTATAGCTAAGAGATTAAGAGATAATTACTATAGGGGCTATATTTCTTTTGAGTATTTTGATAATGACAATGATAGTTTCTTAATAAAAGGCACAACCAATAAAGAAAAAAGTGATAATTATTCAATAATAGCTGATATCAAAAAGAATGGAACAAATATGTGGGAAAAGGGTAAAGTGCAGATTTTTAAAGAAAATATTATATTCAATCATAGGTTGAACGGGGATTACGATATTTTATTTGATAATAATGTTAAAGTTAAAAATATTACGTTCCATTTTTCTATTTATGGAAATAGTAGATTTTAGTTGTCAAGATTAAGTTAGAGTCAATAGTCGTACATAAAATAATAAGAAAATTTCATAATTAAGATAAAGGAGGACATCATGCTTTATCCAGTAGAAAGTTATTCAAGAGAAGTTAAAGATCTATCAGGTATCTGGAATTTTAAGTTAGACAAAAATAATAAAGGAAGAGAAGAAAAGTGGTATTTTGAAGATTTGCAAGAGACTATTTTAATGCCAGTACCATCTAGTTATAATGATATTACACAGAACAAGGAAATTAAAGACCATATTGGTGATGTTTGGTATGAAAGAAAAGTTATCATACCTAAATCATGGCACAATCAGAGGATTATACTAAGAGTGGGAAGTGCTACTCATTATGGTATTGTATGGGTTAATGGTAAAAAAGTTGCAGAGCATAAAGGTGGTTATTTACCATTCGAGGCGGAAATAAATGAATATATCGAGTATGGAAGAGAGAATCGAATTACCATTTGTGTCAATAACGTATTGGACTGGACTACCCTTCCTCCAGGAGAAGTTGTTGAGATGAAAGAGAATCATAGATATCCTAATGGACATAAAGTTCAGAAATATTTTCATGATTTTTATAATTATGCAGGTTTACATAGACCAATCAAGATATATACAACGCCTAAAATATTCATTAAAGAAGTAGACATAGATACAGATATAGAAAATAATGATGGAATTATAGATTATGATATTGTATGTAATGATGAACTAGTACACATAAAAGTATCTATATTTGATAAAGACAATAAACTAGTAGGAATGAATTTAGGGTTACAAGGCAATGTTAAAATTCCTGATGCTATTTTATGGAAACCTGGACATGGATATCTATATAAGATGGTCATACATATTATTCTTAATAATGAAATAGTAGATGAATATTGCCTTAATGTGGGTATTAGAACAGTATGTATTAGAGATGGGAAATTCCTTATAAATAATGAGCCTATGTATTTTAGAGGTTTCGGTAAACATGAAGATATGGATATTAAAGGTAAAGGGTTAGATAATTCCATTATCATAAAAGATTTCAATCTTATGAATTGGATAGGTGCTAATTCATTTAGAACTTCACATTATCCATATGCCGAAGAAGTATTACAAGTAGCAGATAAGTTAGGTATTATGGTTATTGACGAATCTCCTGCAGTAGGAATGACTTTTTTCAATGAAGACAGAAAAGTCTTTGTGGATGAAAGAATCAATGATGTCACACTAGAGCATCATTTGAATGTTATGGACGAATTGATCAACAGAGATAAAAATCATCCTTCAGTTGTTATGTGGAGTGTGGCTAATGAACCTTCTTCATGGGAAGATGGAGCTGTGCCATATTTCACTAAAGTAGCCGCAAGAACAAGAGAGTTAGATGATTCTAGACCAATGACAATGGTTAACTATGCATTCCCTTATGGTGAAAAGGCGTGCAAAGTAGCAGGATTATTTGATGTGATTTGTTTGAATAAGTATTATTCTTGGTACGAAGACTGTGGGCAGTTGGATTTAATAGAATATCAACTGGAAAATGAATTACAAGCTTGGCACGACAAGTTTGATTTGCCTATCATCATGACTGAGTATGGAGCCGATACTATTCAGGGTCTACATTCAGATCCTCCTGAAATGTTTACTGAAGAGTATCAATGTGAGATGTTGAAATCTTTTCATAGAGTCTTTGATAGATTAGATTATGTTATTGGGGAGCAAATATGGAATTTTGCTGATTTTGCTACGAAACAAGGAACTACAAGAATAATGGGAAATAGAAAAGGTATTTTCACAAGGCAAAGACAACCAAAAGTAGCAGCACATATGATGAAAAAACGCTGGCATACCTTTTAATTTTATCCAAAAACAATTATACTTATAATATATAATTATCTGTTATATATAAAGTATAATTTAAGGGGAGATAAAATGGATATAATCTTATATAATGGTAAAGTAGTGACAATGGATGATGACAAACTTAATGCTACAGGGGTATGCATAAAAGGTAATAAAATATATGAAGTAGGAAATGATACACAGGTATTAGAACATAAAAAAGAAAGTACCATATTGATAGATCTAAAAGGAAGATCTCTTTTACCAGGTTTTAATGATAGTCATATGCACCTTATCAATTTTGCTTATACAAATAGTATGGTCAAATTATCTAAACTGACTTCTGTAGATGCCATAATAAGTAAAGCGAAAGAGTATATTGGTTATGGATATTTTTGTAATGGATGGATTATGGGGAGAGGTTGGAATCAAAATAATTTCCATATTCCCAAAATGCTTGATAGATTTGATCTTGATAGAATAAGTGTGGATAAACCTGTTTGTTTTATCAGGGCATGTGGACATGTTTTAGTAACTAATTCATATGCTTTGAAATTGTTAGGTATAACAAGTGATACTCCACAGATTGAAGGAGGACATTTTGATCTAGACGACAATAATGATCCAACGGGTGTTTTCAGAGAAAATGCAATGAACATGGTCTATAATAAGATGCCTTCACCGACAAAAGAAGAGATAAAAGATATGATTTTCAATGCTTGTGAAATAGCATTGAGTGAAGGAATTACATCAATCCAAACTGATGATTTAGATAACTTTCCAGACAATGATTATGAAAAGATCATACAGGCCTACAAAGAATTAAGAAATGAAGAAAAACTACCTGTAAGAATCTATGAACAGTGCCTTCTAGGGGACGTAAACATTTTAGAAGAATTTCTTGAAAAGGGATATAAAACAGGCATTGGTGATGATTTCTTCAAAATAGGACCGTTAAAAATACTGGCAGATGGTTCTCTAGGGGCTAGAACTGCTTACTTATCTGAACCATATGAAGATGATAAAACAACTTGTGGTATTGGTAAATTAACTCAATGTCAATTAGACGCATTAATTGATAAGGCTCATAAAAATGATATGCAAATTGCCATACACTGTATTGGTGACCAAATCATGAACATGGCTTTTAGCAGTATTAAGAAAGCTCTCAATAATTATCCAAGAAAAGACCATAGACATGGTATTGTACATAGCCAGATTACTACGAAACAATTACTTGATGATTTTAGAGATTCAGAAGTCATTGCATACATACAACCTATATTCTTAGATGGAGACATAAACATAGTAGAAAAAAGAATAGGTAAAGATAGAGCAAAATATAGTTATAATTTCAAGAAATTGATTAATATGGGCATTCATACTCCTTATGGTTCAGATTGTCCAGTAGAACCTTTTAATGTATTGCATGGAATATATTGTGCGGTTACAAGAAAAACTCTGGAAGGTTTTCCAAAAGACGGATGGCTACCAGAACAGAAAGTGACTCTTCAAGAAGCTTTAAGTGCTTTTACTAGAGAAGGGGCATATGCTTCTTTTGATGAGAATTTAAAGGGTATCATTAAAGAAGGAATGTTAGCTGATTTAGTAGTTCTTGATAAGGATATATTAATTATAGATCATGATAATATAAAAGATATAAAAGTTGATTTAACAATAGTCAATGGAAATATTGGCTATGAAAGAGATTAATAGCTAAGAATAGAATATGAAGTTGTTAAGAAATATATATGAGTTTAATATATAGTTAATACAATAGTACTGGTAAGCTGATAAACGGTAATAACATATTGAATATCATTATATGGATAAAATGATTCATGTTGATTAAAAGCTTTGCGGGATAAAATACAGTATCATATATTTTATTCTGCAAAGCCTATAGTTAAGTATTTAATTGGATTGTTTCATTCAAATATGAAAGTATTATAGAGAAGTTCTCGTATCACAATACTCACATTTATATTCTTTCTTTTCTGCATTTACTAAAGTGAAAGTGATTTCTTCATTTTTCTCTATGGTTGTCACACATCTGGGATTTTTACATTTCAATATGCCAACAACTTTTTTCGGTAGGGATAATTTTATTTTATCAACAATCTTTTCATCATCAATTATAGTTATTGTCAAGCCTGGATCGATTAATCCAAGGACGTCAAGATTAATATCGATTACGTTATCTATCTTAATCAAATCTTTTTTACCTAACTTATTGGAAGGTGCATTTTTAATAAGGGCTGTTGTACAATCTGCTTCATCTAGTTTTAGTTCTTTAAATATTTTATAGCCCGATCCTGCTTTTATATGGTCTATGACGATACCTTTTTTTATACCATTTATTTTTAACATATTATATCCCCTCCTAGAAGTTTTAGTATCAATGCCATTCTAACGTACATACCGTATTTGGCTTGATTGAAATAAACTGCCCTCTT from Vallitalea longa includes:
- a CDS encoding amidohydrolase, producing MDIILYNGKVVTMDDDKLNATGVCIKGNKIYEVGNDTQVLEHKKESTILIDLKGRSLLPGFNDSHMHLINFAYTNSMVKLSKLTSVDAIISKAKEYIGYGYFCNGWIMGRGWNQNNFHIPKMLDRFDLDRISVDKPVCFIRACGHVLVTNSYALKLLGITSDTPQIEGGHFDLDDNNDPTGVFRENAMNMVYNKMPSPTKEEIKDMIFNACEIALSEGITSIQTDDLDNFPDNDYEKIIQAYKELRNEEKLPVRIYEQCLLGDVNILEEFLEKGYKTGIGDDFFKIGPLKILADGSLGARTAYLSEPYEDDKTTCGIGKLTQCQLDALIDKAHKNDMQIAIHCIGDQIMNMAFSSIKKALNNYPRKDHRHGIVHSQITTKQLLDDFRDSEVIAYIQPIFLDGDINIVEKRIGKDRAKYSYNFKKLINMGIHTPYGSDCPVEPFNVLHGIYCAVTRKTLEGFPKDGWLPEQKVTLQEALSAFTREGAYASFDENLKGIIKEGMLADLVVLDKDILIIDHDNIKDIKVDLTIVNGNIGYERD
- a CDS encoding glycoside hydrolase family 99-like domain-containing protein — protein: MDKNNKKVYADYHGPRCTRIVDGELGHWKFSGTAKKSKVKNRTVNYNGDLILENGLNDVAAMSYPITGIQSQNDPHYIEYQILLAKAAHIDGFFVEWGFKEHRSNKELLGIMEIAKKYDFEIGINWCDAWHFYDWIEEFHTINDRQDKVNLFKESLQYLLDNVFSKKTGVTFNGHPIIFMFGGGPTVEEFKNILSEEYKIPQGLKDPWFFTRAPINGQVTENKVNYELTHTKWLDIMQGVFGWMPTRVRKGEGTKYDNWDRYAVVEDTVDYLDTLNLGQDKYEDSFKIKISSAAPGMDNRACASWDKHDLSHIPRDNGRTYEEMWKYNAVNKSDIDIVYIVSWNDYTERHQIEPTIIDGYRELLTTEKYAADFKGINQNTDGMGLPFKLFDLRKKVDLLNKVGLETICYESILDEIGIMVSKGSYVEAKLEIEGIISLLDNVLQQITIDYLEVNLPNENIISYSDEGGLYLKFKEGIAKRLRDNYYRGYISFEYFDNDNDSFLIKGTTNKEKSDNYSIIADIKKNGTNMWEKGKVQIFKENIIFNHRLNGDYDILFDNNVKVKNITFHFSIYGNSRF
- a CDS encoding discoidin domain-containing protein; the protein is MNKAKRTIIYFLFIVLSVGVISFRINLEIHASEENEAVPNCLNNIDDKKTTIASETLSNNPSSNDNTTSHTIKKVYADYHGPRYTREHDGNLGNWKFVGDAKKSSASKHYFAFNGDIIDENGKNQIASTAYPIVGMQSQLDKDYIEYQILLAKIAHIDGFFVEWGFPGHGSDEQLKVMQEIAQKYDFEVGVNWCDAWHMNEWIKRVRPDIKTDEDKIEAAKDSLQYLLDEVYNKPTGALFESHPIIYVFGGGFDNEQLDEIISSVDTPDSILQPWYFRRASMSSKLIGDTVEYRYNATKWNNVINGPFGWIPNRIRDAQESGFDEFDLFATKEDTIEYLKALKDAFIENDNIILRNSVVTPSMDNRGCAGWGTELKMIDRADGQVYEEMWNYNVTNRDYIDTVYIASWNDYTEGHQIEPTVEDGYREIMITEKYAAQLKQITSDVTGVDLPEKIFKLRKRVRKLHKIGFDIDSLMDQLDDVAIEISSKEYNDAKVSLGNIEVEVSKLERLIKTEEHSLKIPSDDITISIPSDKNVAYGKEINTNNDSSDIEYIVDGVTSNNHAWRAINSSEPIWVEINLGDTYNLTNTTIATGIDDSSILRNFKLQYFINGEWINIPSIEIVDNDMASLSIYFESSVTTDRVRIWIDESPDTSIIIREIKLFSNEFPSVEIINPKQNEEYDYGQNIRVTVKANDIDGRIERIDIVDNEIILGTMWKGNDDTFTYEIAQISGKQHNLKAIAYDDEGAKTESNTVVIYPPMENIALNRLVKANASLKNYGPEKAVDGIISLDSRWKTPGNIDEHWLEIDLDEESEIVKAELYMGDDKGWAVRDFELQYWDGMNWNTMPNTKFTNNKIKDMEFEFETPIKTDKVRFYSNEQKGRGVRIKEIKLLAYKNDSTDSTINKHNVEDSNKDDVNDGLESHVDEESNDYDVVNGAFMTFSEQLCDKLRDNYYEGYLIFEYYDDDKKSIKVFSATDRTSDLGDFTYVCSISKTGTGMWKQAKIRLYKENIKLDHSAENDSDLVFRGNGKVRNISLDFNIYSK
- the uidA gene encoding beta-glucuronidase, giving the protein MLYPVESYSREVKDLSGIWNFKLDKNNKGREEKWYFEDLQETILMPVPSSYNDITQNKEIKDHIGDVWYERKVIIPKSWHNQRIILRVGSATHYGIVWVNGKKVAEHKGGYLPFEAEINEYIEYGRENRITICVNNVLDWTTLPPGEVVEMKENHRYPNGHKVQKYFHDFYNYAGLHRPIKIYTTPKIFIKEVDIDTDIENNDGIIDYDIVCNDELVHIKVSIFDKDNKLVGMNLGLQGNVKIPDAILWKPGHGYLYKMVIHIILNNEIVDEYCLNVGIRTVCIRDGKFLINNEPMYFRGFGKHEDMDIKGKGLDNSIIIKDFNLMNWIGANSFRTSHYPYAEEVLQVADKLGIMVIDESPAVGMTFFNEDRKVFVDERINDVTLEHHLNVMDELINRDKNHPSVVMWSVANEPSSWEDGAVPYFTKVAARTRELDDSRPMTMVNYAFPYGEKACKVAGLFDVICLNKYYSWYEDCGQLDLIEYQLENELQAWHDKFDLPIIMTEYGADTIQGLHSDPPEMFTEEYQCEMLKSFHRVFDRLDYVIGEQIWNFADFATKQGTTRIMGNRKGIFTRQRQPKVAAHMMKKRWHTF
- a CDS encoding aspartate carbamoyltransferase regulatory subunit encodes the protein MLKINGIKKGIVIDHIKAGSGYKIFKELKLDEADCTTALIKNAPSNKLGKKDLIKIDNVIDINLDVLGLIDPGLTITIIDDEKIVDKIKLSLPKKVVGILKCKNPRCVTTIEKNEEITFTLVNAEKKEYKCEYCDTRTSL